TCAGACAGTTTCCAGTTTTGCTAATCTAGCAGAGTAagccttttctcttttcttttaaaaggtACGACTTTATCCGGCACACTACAAATCAGATAGAAGTAATCTCAGGACGAACTCTAATTTATAGAACTGCTTGCCGTCCGAAAGACAAACGTGAAGGGCGAACTTTTTAAATTTGACAAAGTAAAGCCGATGTTACAAAACGACTTGTTCAACATTGAGTTGTTCAACGAAGAAGAACAAGAGAAGAAAATTATTACCTCTAAGTGTACCACGAACGCAACACACACAGCTCAGTTTATAGTTTTTCAAAGAAGATAATGTATCAAATGACCTGCTAGGCTTTTCTATTAAAGACTCGCATATTAGCTTGCAAAGCAGCTTAAAACATTTTCACTTGACAAACACCAATCGTTAACGCGACAAGTCGTCTTCACAATGATCTTGAAGAGACGTACTGTAAAATTGCCGACAATAGagctttttcgcttgtacattttgttttcccaatacagatcatgtgctaataTTTAGGAGGTTTGGcgctttgttttgttcattaaaaagagtgcatgcagacatactcatgcttgcatgcgctcttttgaatgagcaaaacaaagaactaatcctcctgagtattatcacatgatttgtattgggaaaacaacatgtacaagcgaaaaaggtctattgcggCAAGGTTTTCGTTTTCACGCTACTTAATTGTTCGATGCCAAACTGTCTAAAAAAATTAACGATGGATTTTAGTTGCCAGCTGGCAATGTCAGTTAACCTGCAAATTAATCAAGGAGGAAGAGTGTGGCATCTAAAGTTTAAAATAATCGAACCTCGAAAGGAATGAAGCTGCCTGTGATACTgaaacaagaagaaaataagaaaagccCAGTTGATAAAAAGCTAGAACAAAACGTATGACAGGAAGTTGTTTCTTctcgttaataattgatcggaCACATattgttttttcatttcttcatttaaaTCCACGCAGTTAAAACGTTGCACCAATTTTTGAGCTAGTCAGCTTTCTGTAATCAAGAAGAAACCAAGTGGAGATAACCTCTCATGCCAAGACTCTTGGAGAAGAACTTTCCAAAAAGACTGATGTGATAGAACTGACCACTACACTTTGTTCGCCAGACAGTTTCCAGTTTTGCTGAATTTAGCAAAGTAAACTGTTTGCTTTTGTAATGCACTAATTTATCAAACTGTACATCAGATGTAATCTCAGGATGAACTCTACTTCATATAACTGCTCGTTGTCTGATTCATAAACATCACTATAAAGCCGGgctaaaaatttaaaacatttcacCAATTTTGAGCGAGTAATTTTTCTGCAATCAAGAAGAAACCAAGCGGAGATCACCTCCCATGGCTCTTGCAGAAGAACTTTCCAAAAACACTGGTGTGATAGAACTGACCACTACTAACACTTTGTTTGTCCGACAGTTGTCAGTTTTGCTCAGTGAATTTAGCAAAGTAAGccttttctcctttctttttaaaatatatCACTTTATCCGGCAAAACTGCTGGCCGACCAAATGACAAACGTAAAAGGgcgaaaattttgaatttgagaaaACCTAAAGGGGATGTTACAAAGCGATAAACTCAACAGCTTCCATTGAGTTGTCCAACGAAGGAAAACAAGAGACGAAAATAACCACCTCAAAATGTACCACGAAAGCAACGTACACAGTTCAGTTTCTTGTTTTGCAAACAAGTTAATTTGGCCGGTGTTCAAAAAAGAATATGTCAAAAACTAGGACCTACGACCCGAGATCTTAATTGAGACCCTTAAAAGACAAGCAAATTCAAACGTGAAGAAAGCAAAACCTGTGCTACCACAGTAGAGCACTTTGACCATGCTAAGCTACAATTTTTTCATCAACGACAAGGAGAAAAAATAACTAATATAAATTTATTAAATCGAAAACTTACGAAATCTGTCTTTTTTCTTGTCTTAACAGGAATTAATTTTTCCGTTATGCTGTTACCAATTTTCTTACTATTAAGGACAACAATCGTGACCTCATGCACGGCATCTTATTCCGTGCAAGGACAAGCTCTTCAAAACCACATATTCAAGGAGGAGACCGCTGAGCGCCTTGCAGATTGTATCGTGCTGTGCACTGCTTATCCAGGTTGCCATAGCAGCAACTTTTACCGCATAGACAAACGATGTGAATTAAACGATAAGACCCATGCGTCGCACCCAGAAGTAATGGTACATGTACCGTATACCATTTACATGGAAAACATTTTTCGACCTTGTAGAAACAACCTCAGCTGTGAAGGTATGCCTTGCGCTAAAGTTATGTTACAATTAAAACGACTGACATAATGCACTAGTTCGGAAGACTGCGCTAGCTGTTTGTAATCGGTAGAGATCGAAACCAACTTCTTCGCGAGTTACTCCTACAGGTGAATGTAAATAAGAAGGAATTTGTGTTTCTGCCAACAGAATGCCGCATTCATCCCCTTGGAATGGAAAATAGAGAGATACCAAACGAAGCGGTGAAAGCGTCTTCGTCTTGGGGATCAGGAAGCCAGCCATGGCAAGCCCGTCTTAACAATATCGAAAAAAGTGGAAGCGAT
This genomic window from Acropora muricata isolate sample 2 chromosome 2, ASM3666990v1, whole genome shotgun sequence contains:
- the LOC136893273 gene encoding lactadherin-like — its product is MLLPIFLLLRTTIVTSCTASYSVQGQALQNHIFKEETAERLADCIVLCTAYPGCHSSNFYRIDKRCELNDKTHASHPEVMVHVPYTIYMENIFRPCRNNLSCEECRIHPLGMENREIPNEAVKASSSWGSGSQPWQARLNNIEKSGSDGVWCTLQNAIGHYLQIDLGKERVVNKIATQGRPSTIYIHWVISYKLLFSSDEANWNEYQNKGVVKVFTANSDGGTIISHKLSPRISTRYVRFSVLSWYGHICIKVELYGCANEQ